The genome window TGCTGAAAATCCGTCCCTGATCATTTTTCAACCTTATTCATTACTCGTTCTTCATGCGTTCCAATTTGTTTTATTACCTTGTTTTGCTCATTCTGGTCCTGGTGGATGGCTGGTTGCTGGCTCACCCGAATTTGGTTGGGCGGGTCGGTATTTTCATCTATGAGTATGAATACATCGAAACTGTTCCCAGAGCTTTACTAACGGTTGGCATAACGGTACTGGTTGCGTTGCTGATTGGCTGGGGGCTAACGAAGCTGAGTCGTCCGGTTGGCATTGGGATTGCCGTTGCGGCCAGCGCTGCCTGTATTTTCGCCCTGTTTCAAACGTATGTGAAGTTTACTTCGGGCGTTTACCAGTTTACTGGCTCGGGCTTTAAAACTGGAGCTATTTTACTGCCCGTCATTCTAACCATCATCTTTGGGAAAACGAGCGTCGATATTATAAGCCATAAAAAATAAGGCACGAATTGGCTTTTGGAGAGCGTTTAATGCTGGTTTTCTTTCTATTGAGCGGCTAAACAACGAACTTTCAAACTATTTTATTCGTGTTTATACAAGTAGATTTAGGATAAAAACTGTGTTTTTACCAAAGCAATCATACGTCGTTATTGCTTTTTGGCTAATTTCGCCAGATATACTAACCTGAATCCATTTTCATAAAACCGATTCACTCTATTCTGAATACGTATGTCAAACACTGCCGAACTGTCTGTTGATGGCAAAACCTACCAGTTTCCTATTGTCGAAGGTAGCGAACAAGAAAAAGCCATTGATATATCTAATCTCCGCGATCAGACGGGCTACGTTACACTAGACAAAGGATACAAAAACACCGGAGCAACTCAAAGTGCCATTACTTTCCTGGATGGAGAGCAAGGTATTCTGCGCTACCGGGGCTATTCCATTGAAGATCTGGCGGCTAAAGCCAATTTCCTCGGAGTCGCTTATTTGCTGATTTATGGGGAGTTACCCAACCAACAGCAGTATCAGGAATTTGAGAAAAGTATCCAGTCGCACAGCCAGGTTAAAGAAGGCATGCAGACTATTCTGAATGGTTTCCCACAAGACACGCACCCGATGATTGAGCTGTCGTCTCTGGTGAATGCGTTGAGTGCCTTTTACCCTGATTCATACAACGAAAAAGCGGGCGATACGGAAGAACACGTTGCCCGGTTGCTTGCGCAGCTTCCAACCATCGCGGCCTGGTCGTACAAAAAAGCGAAGGGCCAAGCCACTGTTCAGCCCAACAACAACCTTGATTATTGCTCTAACTTCCTAAGCATGATGTTTGGTCAGGCTGGTGAGGAGTATAAAGTAGATCCGGTAGTTGCCGAAGCCCTGAATACTTTATTGATTCTACACGCCGATCACGAGCAAAACTGCTCAACGTCAACCGTTCGTCTGGTTGGTTCGTCGCAGGCCAATTTATATGCATCGATTTCGGCGGGAATCAACGCCCTGTGGGGTCCGCTGCACGGTGGTGCCAACCAGGAAGTGATTGAAATGCTGGAAGACATCAAAGCCGATGGCGGCGATGTGGCAAAATACGTAGACATGGCGAAAAACGCGAAACAGACGGGTTTCCGGTTGTTTGGTTTTGGCCACCGCGTTTACAAAAACTTCGATCCGCGCGCGAAAATCATTAAAAAAGCGGCTGACGACGTTCTGAGCAAATTAGGTGTTAACGACCCCGTACTGGAAATCGCTAAAGGACTGGAAGAAGCTGCTCTGAACGACGACTATTTCGTTTCGCGGAAGCTTTATCCAAATGTCGATTTCTATTCGGGTATCATCTACCGGGCGCTGGGTATTCCGACCAATATGTTCACGGTCTTGTTTGCCATTGGCCGTCTGCCGGGCTGGATTGCTCAGTGGAAGGAAATGCGCGCGACGAAAGAACCAATTGGCCGTCCACGGCAAATTTACGTGGGTTCTACCCTCCGCGATTTCAAAGCGCTGGCTGATCGGTAAACCGACCTACCAAGCTTATCATACCAAACCCTGGCCAATCTGGTCAGGGTTTTCTTTTGTCGGTGGGGAGCTGGGCGGCGTTATAGCGCCGCCCAGATTTATGCGCTAAGCCGCTTTCAACACGGATTCAATCAAGGGTATTTCAACGCTAAATACATCGGCAGACTCTGATACTTTGATACCGGGCAAATTCAGCAGGCGGTATTTTTCACTGATGTTGGCTAAGCCTTTTCCGCTGGAAAGCACTTGCCGAATGGGTTTTCTTTGGAGATTATTACTAACAATGAGCCGGTTCGCTTGGTCGGTCCGGATCTCGATGCGCAGGGGTTTTCCACTGTGGACCACGTTGTGTTTAACCGCATTTTCTACCAGCAACTGAAGCGTCAAAGGCGGCAATAACCAGTCCCGGCTTGCTTCGCTCACCGCCAGTTCGATGCTAATGCCCCGACCAAAACGAGTCGTCAGCAAATTACCATAAGCATGAATAAAAGCCAGTTCGCTGGCAACGGTGGTTAGCTCCCGGTCGCCAGCCTGCAACAAATACCGATAAACGACCGACATCTGGTCCACAAACTGCTCTGCTTTCTGGGGGTTGTCGCCAATCAGGGCCGATAGGGAATTTAAGCTGTTGAAGAGAAAATGCGGGTTAATCTGGCTTTGCAGCGCTCGCATGTGCATTTCGGTTTTTTCATGTTTTAGCTGCTGCATGGTCAGTTCCGCTTGCAAGTGTTCGCGGTGGCGCTGCTCCCGTTCGTAATCCAGCTCCCGCTCTACCGTTGCCTTTCGGATGGCTTCCCGGCGGTGGCGGTACGACAAACCAATCGAAAACACCATCAGGTCAAGTACGATACCCGCCTGCATATAAGGATAAGGATTTCGCCAGGAATTCCAGACGTAGTTCATGTCTGTAATCCGTACGCTGAGCGAGACGGTAACCAGGTGCGTAACAACCATTAGAGTAGTTCCCACAACAAAAAAGCGGGAAACTGTATCTTTTGACCGGAAAAATAACGCTGTTACGTAGATAGCTACTGCAATCAGGATAAAACGAAATATATTCTGGACCAAATCATGCGTGGCAGGTGTCCAATGATCCTGGACAAAACACATATATGCCTTAACCAGGCAGTACAGTAACAACGAAATTTGCAGAATCTGGTAAGGTCGATGCAGTTTGGGCCGTTGTTTCCAGACGTGCAGAAAATCGGCAACCAGGGCAAAATAAAACATGTAGGCCGTAATGGGACCGGCAACTCGGGCAAACGACAAAACATTGTCCGGCAGGGGCAGGTGCCTCACCACAAAGTACGTGATCCAGGCCAGTGTATACAGAACATACAAGCCGTAGACGCGCTCGCCGTACATAATCCACTGGACTACGTTTACCAGAAGAATGGAGGACACCATTCCCAAGAAAAACAAAAACCAAGCGTCGTAATTCATCCAGCTTTTCTACCTCATCAGAAAGTCACGACGAAGATAAAAAAAAGCACGCAGAAGATGCACAGCCTGTTATTAGTCGGTAATTTTTAGTGAAAAATAGCAATAATTCGTAAATTCACTAAACGAACAAATCTCTTTACTACGCTGTTCTCAGCATAGGTAGACGGCTAATTCGGTGGTCATCCTTTAGACTTTGACGATATTCCCATGAGAGGTTTTGCATTTTCTCAATATACGCCCCCCGAACAAAAATCAGGCAACAAATTCGACCAACTGCTTAATGTTTTCCAACAGCTGCTGTTGATGACATCCGGCAACGTCGAAGAAGCGTTGGCGTGGCTCAATGACCTTGACCGCCGCTACAGCCTGACGGACGACCAGTATGGCATTGGTGACTTCGTGGACGAAATGAAGCAAAAAGGCTACCTGACCGAGCAGAACGAAGAAGGCCAGATGAGCATGACGCCTAAGTCGGAGCAATCCATCCGGCAGTCGGCGCTGGAAGAAATTTTCGGCAAACTCAAGCGCTCTAAATCAGGTGGTAACCACCACACGCCGTATTCGGGCGTTGGCGATGAATTATCCAGCGACCTGCGCTCCTATCAGTTTGGCGATACGCTGGAACAGATTTCCATGACCGAATCCATTCGCAACGCGCAGATCAACAGCGGTGTCGACGATTTTCGCCTCATGGAAAGTGATTTGGAAGTGGTCGAAAAAGAGCAGAAATCGCAGACTTCCACGGTCTTGATGATTGACATTAGCCATTCCATGATTTTGTACGGGGAAGACCGCATTACACCGGCTAAGAAAGTGGCGATGGCCCTTGTGGAACTGGTGAAGCAGAAATACCCGAAAGACACGCTGGATATTGTGGTATTCGGCAACGATTCCTGGCAGATTCAGGTGAAGGATTTGCCTTATCTGGAAGTGGGTCCGTACCACACCAACACGGTTGCCGGGCTGGAACTGGCGATGGACCTGCTCCGACGCCGGAAGAATAAGAATAAGCAGATTTTTATGATTACGGACGGAAAGCCAACCTGTTTGAAAGAAGGCATCAAGTATTACAAAAATAGTTTTGGCCTCGACCGGAAAGTGGTTAGCAAAACGCTGACGCTGGCCGCCCAGTGCCGCCGCCTGGATATTCCCATCACCACGTTTATGATTGCCTCTGATCCTTACCTGAAACAGTTTGTTCATGAATTTACGAAAGTGAACAATGGTCGGGCTTATTACAGTGGTTTACAGGGCCTGGGCAACATGATGTTTGAGGACTTCCAACGCAATCGCCGGAAAAATATTAAATAATGTTCAGAGCCAACTCATTCGGGTTGGCTCTTTTTTTATTTCAGCGTAAAATCAATCGTTGTACAAACCGTTCCGGCCTCATTGGTTACACAAATGGGACCTTCTTTTGCCGTAGCGGGTACTTTAACCCAGATTTCTTCATCGGTATTTCTTCCGTCGAACGCTGCCGCGACGGTGCTGCCCGCGAAAAGAACCTGCGCATTCAGCAAGAATTCTCCTTTCAGCACGACCCGCCCACCAACTGGAATTTTATTAGTGAATGAAGCAATAACGGGTTTTTGTATGACCACGATGGGTTGTGAAGTAGTGGCGCTGCCCGCCCGATTGGTAACGGTAACCGTTCCACTCGTAGCATCCGTTGGAATGGTAATTCGCAGGCTGGCTCCTTCCGCTCGCGCGGAAACGGTGGCAGGATAGTTGCCCAGCTTCACGCCAGAAATTCGGTGCAAATTGACGCCACTTACCGTAACCTCGCCCCCTCTAATCTGCCTTACTGGGCTAGCCATTAGCGATGCGGGAGGCAGGATCATGAAAAACGGGACTGGACTAGTTGCCGCCCCACCCACGCTGCTTACAGTAATGGTTACAGTACCCGCCTGAGTCAGTTCCGGCACTGTTGCCTCTACCTGCGTATCGCTCCGAATTTTAAAAGGCGCTTCAATGGTGCCGAACAAAACCCGATTTATGTCTTTCAGGTTCTGGCCGGTAATTAGAACCTTGTCGCCTTTAATGCCTTCCGCAAGGCTTAAATTGCTAATCGAAGGAGCCGATACCACCAACAGGCTGTCTGCACTTGTGGCCGTAAGCTTGTCATAAACGGTAACCGTAATGCGTCCCGACAGTACGTTGGCAGGTACATAGGTACGAATTTCGGTATCTTTTACGGTTGTTCTCGCGGGATCTACTGGCACCCCACCTAATCGCACCAGACCGCTGGATAAATTGCGTCCCTGAATGATTAATTCCGTGCCGGAACGAACCTGACGAGGCGAAAAAGAAGTAATTTCAGGTTGGCCCGCTACTAGAAAATCAGTACTGGACGTGCCGCCCGCTGTTTCAATAATCAGGCTGGTAGGTCCCAACGGCACACCGGCAGGAATAGCAAACGCCATGGTAGTTTGTGTCGTGTCGCTGAAAGTTTTCACGGAGATAGCACCTATTCGAACGCCTTTTATCTGATCGAGGTAATTTCCTGAAATTCTGAGCACGCTACCGGGCAGCCCATTCATAGGCTGGACAGCCGTCAGAAGCGGGCCGGGTTGCAATACCGTAAACGAATGTGGTTCAGATACGCCTTCATCGGTGGAAACCTGAAGGGAGGTCTGGCCAACGGGCAAGTGCGGGACAACGGCGGTGATGGACTGGCTGTAAACGCTTTTGAGGGTGGCGGCTACCTTCGTTCCCGATTGGCCAAAAGTAACGACCGGACTGTTCCCGAATTTAGCACCGCTTATGGTAATTTCGGTTCCGATGCGTGCCCGGTCGGGCTCTACGCTCCAGACTTCGGGCGGGTAACTGCTAACGCGGCAAGCAGCCACAAAAACAGCCAATAAAATACACCATAAAAATGGTAACGTATTTTTCATAACTTTTCAAAAAGTGCATGGTGTGAACTGGGAGGCAGGGTAAAATTAACCAAATTCTGCCAGCAAAAACCATTTTCCTGAAATGCCTGTTATTCAACAAACACTCGACCACAATCCAACTGAGTTACTGAATGAGTTATCAAAACCTGAAGTCAAAAGAATTGCTACAGATCAAAACCTTGGGCGAATTGCGGGCGGCTGGCTATCAGTCAAAATCCATCAAACAGGAATTACGAGCAAATCTCATTGAAAAAATAAAGGCCAAAGAAGTTGTTTTCCCGGGTATCTGGGGATACGAAGAGACCGTTATTCCTGAAGTTGAGCGCGCTATTCTGTCGATGCACCATATCAATTTGCTGGGCTTACGGGGGCAGGCAAAAACCCGGATTGCCCGCTTGATGGTCAATTTACTGGACGAATATATTCCGGTTGTTGAAGGGTCGGAATTGAATGATGATCCGCTTCAGCCACTGTCGCGTTTCGCCCACGATCTGATCAACGAGCGGGGTGATTCAACGCCGATTGCCTGGCTGCACCGCAATGATCGCTATACCGAAAAACTAGCTACGCCGGATGTTTCCGTCGCCGACCTGGTGGGCGATGTAGACCCCATTAAAGCAGCTACGCTTAAGTTACCCTATTCGGACGAACGGACCATCCATTTTGGTTTGATTCCTCGTTCGCACCGTTGCATTTTTGTCATCAACGAATTACCCGATTTGCAGGCACGGATTCAGGTATCGCTATTCAATATTTTGCAGGAAGGCGATATTCAGATTCGGGGTTTCAAACTGCGTCTGCCGCTGGATATTCAATTTGTGTTTACGGCCAATCCGGAAGATTATACCAACCGGGGAAGCATCGTGACGCCACTGAAAGACCGGATTGATAGCCAGATTGTAACGCACTATCCGAAATCGATCGAGATCGGGAAGAAAATCACGCAGCAGGAGGCTATTGTGAAGACCGAGCAAAAAGGCATGATTAAAACCAATGACCTGATTGCCGACCTGATCGAACAAATTGCCATTGAAGCCCGCGAAAGTGAATACGTGGATGCCAAAAGTGGCGTTTCGGCCCGTCTGACCATTTCGGCTTACGAAAACTTGCTTTCGGCGGCTGAGCGGCGGGTTTTGATTAACAGCGAAAAAGATACGTACATCCGCATTGCCGACCTTTATGGCGTCATTGCTTCCATCTGCGGAAAGGTAGAGCTGGTGTATGAAGGCGAGGTCGAAGGCCCCGTTATTGTGGCGCAAAGCCTGATCGGTAAAGCCATTCGAAATCAGTTTCTGAATTATTTCCCGAATCCGGAAAAAGCGAAAAAAGACCGGAAACGGGTTAATCCGTACAAGAAAATTACGGATTGGTTCGGCGACGGAAACGTGATGGAAATCCTGAGCGATTTGCCTAACCGGGATTACGAAAACCGCCTTCGCACCATTGATGGCCTCGACGATCTGGTTGATCAATCCCATTCGCGCCTGAGCAAGCAAGAGAAGTTGTTTATGATGGAATTTGCGCTTCACGGCCTGGCGGAACACTCCATGATTGGAAAAAAATCGCTGGATACCGGCTTGCAATTTAAAGACCTGCTAGGCTCGATGCTGGGCTCCAGCCAAGGTTTTGAAGAAGAGGAAGACGACGAATAAGGTTGTATCCTTTTGACCTTAACGAGTTACAATAAAAGTACACTTTCTGACCGGAAGTGTACTTTTTGTTTATACGGGAAACTACGTATTGATAAATTACGTAGTTCTGCGCTAGTTTAACCCAACCGATGCCCCTAGTTTTGCAGCACCTATTTGGGTAAACAACAACAGATAAACAACAAATAACACTAATGAAAACGTATTTCCTGACTTGCTGTCTGCTGGCAGCGAGTCTTTTGACTCAGGCTCAAACAGCAAAACCCAAAACGACTGCCGCCAAAAAACCAGTAGCCGTAGCCAAGAAAACAACGGCAGCAAAGCCAAAAACGGCTTCCGCACAACCCACCGCCACTGCCCGTCCAGTAGCCAAAGCATCGGCTACTCAAACAGCACCAGCCGCTACATCGGCCACTGCCTCTGCCCAAACAGAAATTGCCGAAAACAGAACAACAACTCCAGCATCTGCCAAAACAGCAGCGGCTCCAGCTCGTTCAGCGGCAGCCAAGCCCACTAAAGTAGCATCCCCGACCAATACCGGAAAAGGATTATCGGTTGGTTTTCGGGCAGGTGCTAACGTGGTATTGAATAAATTTACAGAAGACGATCAGAGCGCTGGTGTTATCAAACGTGTACCAGGATTTACGGGAGGAGTTGTGCTGAATTATGGCATTAGCAATTCATTCTCGATTCAACCCGAAATTCTGTATACCCGACGCACCATTAAAGCCTCGGGTAGCGACGCTGGAATTACGTTCTCGACCCAGGTAGATATCAACTCGGTCGAAGTTCCGCTCTTACTTAAAGGATCCT of Tellurirhabdus bombi contains these proteins:
- a CDS encoding IPT/TIG domain-containing protein, yielding MKNTLPFLWCILLAVFVAACRVSSYPPEVWSVEPDRARIGTEITISGAKFGNSPVVTFGQSGTKVAATLKSVYSQSITAVVPHLPVGQTSLQVSTDEGVSEPHSFTVLQPGPLLTAVQPMNGLPGSVLRISGNYLDQIKGVRIGAISVKTFSDTTQTTMAFAIPAGVPLGPTSLIIETAGGTSSTDFLVAGQPEITSFSPRQVRSGTELIIQGRNLSSGLVRLGGVPVDPARTTVKDTEIRTYVPANVLSGRITVTVYDKLTATSADSLLVVSAPSISNLSLAEGIKGDKVLITGQNLKDINRVLFGTIEAPFKIRSDTQVEATVPELTQAGTVTITVSSVGGAATSPVPFFMILPPASLMASPVRQIRGGEVTVSGVNLHRISGVKLGNYPATVSARAEGASLRITIPTDATSGTVTVTNRAGSATTSQPIVVIQKPVIASFTNKIPVGGRVVLKGEFLLNAQVLFAGSTVAAAFDGRNTDEEIWVKVPATAKEGPICVTNEAGTVCTTIDFTLK
- a CDS encoding vWA domain-containing protein — its product is MRGFAFSQYTPPEQKSGNKFDQLLNVFQQLLLMTSGNVEEALAWLNDLDRRYSLTDDQYGIGDFVDEMKQKGYLTEQNEEGQMSMTPKSEQSIRQSALEEIFGKLKRSKSGGNHHTPYSGVGDELSSDLRSYQFGDTLEQISMTESIRNAQINSGVDDFRLMESDLEVVEKEQKSQTSTVLMIDISHSMILYGEDRITPAKKVAMALVELVKQKYPKDTLDIVVFGNDSWQIQVKDLPYLEVGPYHTNTVAGLELAMDLLRRRKNKNKQIFMITDGKPTCLKEGIKYYKNSFGLDRKVVSKTLTLAAQCRRLDIPITTFMIASDPYLKQFVHEFTKVNNGRAYYSGLQGLGNMMFEDFQRNRRKNIK
- a CDS encoding citrate synthase; the encoded protein is MSNTAELSVDGKTYQFPIVEGSEQEKAIDISNLRDQTGYVTLDKGYKNTGATQSAITFLDGEQGILRYRGYSIEDLAAKANFLGVAYLLIYGELPNQQQYQEFEKSIQSHSQVKEGMQTILNGFPQDTHPMIELSSLVNALSAFYPDSYNEKAGDTEEHVARLLAQLPTIAAWSYKKAKGQATVQPNNNLDYCSNFLSMMFGQAGEEYKVDPVVAEALNTLLILHADHEQNCSTSTVRLVGSSQANLYASISAGINALWGPLHGGANQEVIEMLEDIKADGGDVAKYVDMAKNAKQTGFRLFGFGHRVYKNFDPRAKIIKKAADDVLSKLGVNDPVLEIAKGLEEAALNDDYFVSRKLYPNVDFYSGIIYRALGIPTNMFTVLFAIGRLPGWIAQWKEMRATKEPIGRPRQIYVGSTLRDFKALADR
- a CDS encoding sensor histidine kinase, which gives rise to MNYDAWFLFFLGMVSSILLVNVVQWIMYGERVYGLYVLYTLAWITYFVVRHLPLPDNVLSFARVAGPITAYMFYFALVADFLHVWKQRPKLHRPYQILQISLLLYCLVKAYMCFVQDHWTPATHDLVQNIFRFILIAVAIYVTALFFRSKDTVSRFFVVGTTLMVVTHLVTVSLSVRITDMNYVWNSWRNPYPYMQAGIVLDLMVFSIGLSYRHRREAIRKATVERELDYEREQRHREHLQAELTMQQLKHEKTEMHMRALQSQINPHFLFNSLNSLSALIGDNPQKAEQFVDQMSVVYRYLLQAGDRELTTVASELAFIHAYGNLLTTRFGRGISIELAVSEASRDWLLPPLTLQLLVENAVKHNVVHSGKPLRIEIRTDQANRLIVSNNLQRKPIRQVLSSGKGLANISEKYRLLNLPGIKVSESADVFSVEIPLIESVLKAA
- a CDS encoding porin family protein — translated: MKTYFLTCCLLAASLLTQAQTAKPKTTAAKKPVAVAKKTTAAKPKTASAQPTATARPVAKASATQTAPAATSATASAQTEIAENRTTTPASAKTAAAPARSAAAKPTKVASPTNTGKGLSVGFRAGANVVLNKFTEDDQSAGVIKRVPGFTGGVVLNYGISNSFSIQPEILYTRRTIKASGSDAGITFSTQVDINSVEVPLLLKGSFGKQVRVFVNAGPYVNYNLNARLKITINGQSESEKQKFGKGDARLEYGVTGGAGVMLPVGPGSLMVEGRYTHALGTNSKEQSDVSEYFKLATVSIGYIIPLGL
- a CDS encoding P-loop NTPase family protein, coding for MSYQNLKSKELLQIKTLGELRAAGYQSKSIKQELRANLIEKIKAKEVVFPGIWGYEETVIPEVERAILSMHHINLLGLRGQAKTRIARLMVNLLDEYIPVVEGSELNDDPLQPLSRFAHDLINERGDSTPIAWLHRNDRYTEKLATPDVSVADLVGDVDPIKAATLKLPYSDERTIHFGLIPRSHRCIFVINELPDLQARIQVSLFNILQEGDIQIRGFKLRLPLDIQFVFTANPEDYTNRGSIVTPLKDRIDSQIVTHYPKSIEIGKKITQQEAIVKTEQKGMIKTNDLIADLIEQIAIEARESEYVDAKSGVSARLTISAYENLLSAAERRVLINSEKDTYIRIADLYGVIASICGKVELVYEGEVEGPVIVAQSLIGKAIRNQFLNYFPNPEKAKKDRKRVNPYKKITDWFGDGNVMEILSDLPNRDYENRLRTIDGLDDLVDQSHSRLSKQEKLFMMEFALHGLAEHSMIGKKSLDTGLQFKDLLGSMLGSSQGFEEEEDDE